gcttggcatcatttcggttactcagtgaattctatatacaaggtgtttagCGAACAGTTTCGAGTATTTTTAAAGGGTGGCCTGTGgtagatagtacaattctagagtaccgaggcagagcttcgatgccttccccccaacatcccgacaagttaaagcgattctagttcatgagctcgtctactagaagaggcgggcattagttgcacaaaaaattaaaatgaattatcgactaattaacaaatttaatcaattaagtttttagctaattgtcctatggcccatgttgcaatttagaaattctagccgtggagtgcggattcACTTTCAACTacatctcaggctgacaccagtgtcgagatattaattctctaactttgcggagaaatacattggcgtgccagtcactttctcaacaaaacgtcgttttatgcgtcaaagcacaaaagtatgaaaagaacaaatgtTGCCAAAAGAaaagtgccaaaaccatgatctgattatgaggcacgccgtagtggaggactcgggttctggaccacctggggttctttaacgtgcacctaaatctaagtatacgggtgttctagcatttcgccccatcgaaattcaGCCGCCGTGGCTgttatttgatcccgcgacctcatgcttagcagtccaacaccatagccactaaacaaccacggcgaaagtaactggaactacaatgcatttctccgcaatgttcgggaatgaatatctcgaaacaggtgccatcctgagaattagttcttAGTGCATCCGCcctgcgaattccacggctagaatttgtaaattgctacACGACGGACCATAAGTTAATgcgttaaaaacctaattggtgatttttttaattagtcgattgtgcatttcatttttttgtgcaagtaatgtccacctcttcgagtagaccagctcatgaactacaattgtgctatctgccacaggcaacctttaaaaatttttttgaaagtgtttgctgaaacactttCAGCAACACTTTGCCCGTATTTATGgtctctgcatgcaagaggcgatttTTCCATCCCTAATACTAAATGTCGTAAATAATTAGAagatctttttttattttattttgtcgccagtcattggcattgcctactggaaagagaatcaatattgagacacatatcactcgcgtgcttttcacacgccgttgatagaagactctgccgaaggggtcactgaagtctgcaggttttttttttttttttttttttttttcagggtcaaaaaagcatgcaaagtaatttgaagtgaggtgaacatacatcaacatattcattctctaggtataggctatccaattagttggctacctccttccctttaaaaatatataaactttgtcctttgcaTATagttaaatatattgtgtctgtgcgtggtgttctcagcggcaATTTTAacaaaatgttaaagtgaggaaacacggatgaggtagccgccgctggtgcttctaatgcgcttgtcctcctattgtcaggatttgtcgaaataaagcgaaagtataaattaaaagctctgcacgtccgcgccaacaatggtgcccgATGCTTTTAGCCGCAGCagaagtgaaaatgtggaggcaacgcaagagaatcgtgaaattatgtgggtaacagaactccggtactGATATTGTaaaggcgagggggggggggggggttggctacggattccggagggggctcaagccccggagccccccccccccccccctcccccccccccccgcagtcggcgcctatgccttgaactgcgagggcatttcaagcttCGGGTGACGTGGTGGCGTGTGCGGCATGACGGGAGAGGAAGCGCTAAGCTAGGTATCACTCGGGACTCGGACAGAGTCGACAGTCAATCTGCCATAGcagcacagtcactgctcgtgctccaCCATTCCAGTACggtttcaaaattttcgcgccactcctgtTCTCGAAAACGATTATTCGAACAGGTCTAATCGATGAAGTCGATTAAATGTAAGGTgaacatcgatgaagattaatcgttttgcgggatacatctaatcgattaatcattcatcgcTATTAGTAACCCTAGTAGTGTGCTGCAGCTGTCGTTGCTGCGTCCAGCAGAGCAAAAGACACGCTTCATGCAGTGGATACCAAGTTGAAGTCGTTCGCGCACGGATTCGGGCAGAAGACGCTTCACGCAGCCCATGGTCTCGCTTCAAAAGTGGTTCTTATCTCAGTATTAGTAATACCTGACGTGTCAATACCGCCGCCAGTCAGGcgttgctccccccccccccccccccaaaaaaaaaaaaaaaagtaatggtaggcgaccctaatctttgacgtGTCTCTTCGTGgtactcgcacctcggcgttggtgttctatGCATTGGTGTGGGGTAATCACTGATTTCTGATTAATTCTACTTATTCCAGACACTTTAGCAACTCGTAACTAAACTTATGCGCtgatatatctataatgaaaccgatgaattttgtactgtactattttttttttcaaatttgtttACTTAATTTGAATTGCGTCCTCGGtccgtctcagctaattaattctaattatttcaaagacttcagtaactcaacttgtaactaaacttatttCTGATATCATATCTGTAATAATACctgtgaattttgtactgtactattttttttttctgaatttcgctcccggtcgtctcaggaggtgaaccggaagtgctgcgcaagaaacaagtgtcactcgatgctcgttcTTGCATTGCactgcgttgaaaaaaaaaaaagattctgatTCCCCTTTGAATTAAGCATTTCTGACATCGTTTCCAAACGTATATCTGAAGGGATACACTATGCACTGTTCATATTGTGCAACCGATGACACCAGCGAATCTGCGCCGTGCACATGTATTTCGCAGGGGTAGTGCACACTGCACATCGTTAGCTAGCGTGTGCTGATGGCTGCCGCAGTAATGGTAACACGATTACACTATACTGTACTTACTATGTTAAAGACAAGATCGTTAACGGTGGGATTGAAATCGGGACTATATTCAGGAGCGCTTTCACACGTGCACCTTGTATTTGTGGCTCGCCTGCGTAACGAGTATACAtccgccgcgtcgtctgctaagcGTCGGCAGCTGCCCGACCTTCTATGAAAGCGAATTCGCTCCTCGCGCCAAAACTGTAGCTCGGCTTATCTGTCCCCATCCATCCGAAGTTTATGCGTGGTGTGCGAGGCCCTCGATTATCAGCCAGAAAATGGGAAGTCGCGCAGTTCCTGGAGCCTCACTATCATGCATCACCTGGCGCGACAGACTTCCATGGTAGCAGACGACGTGTCGAAAGCAGCGCCTACACGGCATGGCGAGGAAGCTCGAACTCCCGAACACGTGATCTCACTGTTTCGTccataatttttattgcgatagcaattatatggacactccaagcggatttccgccatcggcgtcgccgtcgtcatgaggttccgtataaagtccaacggcgataaaatcgtcgccgcgcgccgtacgctgtgtgtgctagtgaaagcgtacgaggctcagtcggcaatcgcggctcaatgtagcgcacgcgagggaggaaggcaggccggaagcgcgcggtctcctttcgcgcgcgagcCACCAGGACGAGGCGACGGATAGGGAGGGTGCTGCGTTCTGCTCTGTCAGCTGCTgctcacggcgcggccgcgcgggcgccgtatcttgaaagcgatctgcgatgtgggcgaagtgtgcgcccgcacgggccttcatcttcaaagctatctatctgcgatggggacaaagtgcatgcgccgagtgccggtagcttcgcatgcgctgtgttttcgacgtttagttttaggtgcgaagcactttaggggccagGGCTATCGGTGGCGTCCGTAGCGTGTGATCTGCTGTGATCGCGctcacaaacaagtgctcaaaacagggtcaaaacgaCTGCAATATTGagcaaaaccggttcaaaataaacgaaCACGATTTAAAATTTAAGAGACAGCAATAATCAAACATTAAGCGCATTAAGTACCGGAAGCGTGTTAAAAccggttccgaaacgccagttTGGTACCAGCGCAGGgctcgattgctcctccctccagTGCTTATCttgcaccggcgcatcactgcttcgcacttccccgggtttcacgttagtgcagctgcgttagcgctggatttgatttacacaagcgcaggattcgAGCAGAATTGGAGCCACATTAAGCGCTcgatttgagcaggatttgagcaggatttgagctggattggaactgcatttgagctaagttctgcaactgcacggagttgccACAAATCGTCCGACCGCAGCTGAAAACAACTGTTGCACGCTGCAACCGTTCGTCTCTCGTCCCTCTGCCGAGGACATCGAGCCTAATTTTTGActttcagttcgcgttgaagcgacacaacacacagcgcgaaggtcaatttgcccgctgctgctggctcgctttctcactccggcgttttaacagcgagtttccgcggtcatcgagcgaaatgtgttcatgtttatctgtgcgcgcCTGACGCCGTGCTTCTCTATTtccttagtaagcgaatgtttacaacttcatacggcccattaaactactatccttggtTGGTATAGCTGTCCAGTAATTTGCAATCGATGCGaagaaactgcgccttttttatGACTCATCTGACAAGTAGATCGAGTATTAAGAAGTCGCGACTTATACCGCATATATAAAACACGGGTAAACTAGCGGACGCACGTAAATCAACATCAAGCCCACGGCTGGCATAATACAAGGATTCCTTTCGTCGATTATTTGAGCACGTATTTGTTGACGTCTTGCAGAAAACTCTTGATTGATTTAAATTGCAGTGACGATTTAGCTGGATGTTGCTGTGTCTGTATATATATGGATGAATGTGTAGCTCTGGTTTTGTGCGTAATGTCCTGTTTATATAACAGCTTCCTTTATCGTTTCTTGAACGTCGTCGAAGATATGAAACAATTCAAGCAAAATTGCAGCAATGTATTATCAATATTTTTTAAGCATAAATGAAACGCGGTCCAGGCCGGGCGGACATAACCTCGTTAGGGATCCTTAAAAGGTAATGTCTCCAttgttatattttttttcgccCCGATcattagaccacctggggttctttaacgcgcactacaacgcaagcacacgggcgttttcgcagtTCGCCTCCACAGAAATCCGGCTGCCGCAACCGGGACGTTCGAaaccgcgatctcgtgctcagcttGCAACGAAGCTGTACGCTTCAAAGTTTTCTTTACATTAAAAGCTAACATTTCAATTTCCTCTATATGCATAGTGGTACGCCTGAGGGAGCCGCAGTGGATTAAACCAGCGACTGCTCTATAAGCACGCGACCGCGGCCGTCGATCTTGCACCGTAACAGACGACGCGCAGCGTTCTAGAACGCACGTGGTTATTTTTCTCCCACGCTGTAGCATTCCCAACACGAGAGATATACCAATAGCGATACAAACGTCGTATTTACACCGAGacatacgcgttttagaagcacgatttttttttttttttttttttttttttttttttttttttgagtgggactatttcttcaGTGGCGGAAACAATCAGCTGTCACGCTTCAGTCATCTGGGCGCTGGGGCCTCTACTGCCTTCGTaagctctctctgtctctctctccacttttttttttgtcggtattTCATTTGAAAGGTTACGGATGGAAGTTGACGTACCGATCTACTGTAGGCTGATGAACTGTGGTTCTGTTTTTCTCACAGCGCGTGTTGTACTCAAATACCGCAGAGCTAAATTGCACGAGAATATGAAAACATGCGTCTATTAAAGCTCGCGGAAGCCCAGATGCGTGGCTGCGCTCGTTTGTTGTCGTCTCCTACAGATATCGCATACCGGCTGTCCCAGCTAAACATCgccaagaataaaaaaataacgaaTTGCTTTACGCGAACGGCTAGCGCTGTATGTTAGTGGGCATCGCTGATGACAGTCTCGTCTTTCTTCATTTTGCACAACCAGGTTTAATGAGGTATTTCCTATTAATTCGCCTAATCGATAAGTATTCAAAGGAAACGCTGTGGAAGATGTCGAGAAATGACCGATAACAGCGTAAGCAACCAAACCCTAAATTTTTttaaagcccgcgaaatgtgaaaaacGTACAGCGCGACAAGGCGCCAGGATTTGCAGCGTTATCAAGCGTAAATCGGGATAAGATCTTCGTAAATGAACAGCGCGATAAAGACGACGGACAAGGATTCACACAACACGAGCACTCGTTCTACGGGCATAGGTTCAGGTTATCCCTTCAGTTGTGAAACCTCTGGCCAGTAACTACTAAAATATGGACAAAATCTGgccataaaaaaaattaaaaatcgaCACACATTCGAGACGGTGCATGAAGCACCAAAATATGTTCAGTTTCTTTTTATTGGCAGCACAATGTATAATTATAAGGCTCTGGTCACCAAAACACATGCTGCTTTATTCACTacaataggtgaggcgtaaactcgtaaaggctcatgggaaacgtcgtctgctcggcgcttccggttcaaccgctgacggttccggcacaCGATTCTCCGTTCAAGGGGgctgtcgcgcttgctctctgtgcacttccATCACAAGGTAccgcccacgctgcaaatatctagagcccgtgacggtCACATAGATGACTGcccattatatctgagcataggcagtcatttaaaatattttgttctagccgaatcgaccgaacacgtgaataAGGTACGCGTGCTGTCACAGCCGTgggtttatcttgaatgacgaatgttttccttcctccatggcaggtACAGATCATGCAGTCCCTCTCGCTACTAGCGCTATTGAGCCTTTTCACGGACTAGTTTGTTctacagaaacgagatggcgatTTCGGCGGCGTGCCGTACGTcggcctcagcgaccgcgcacgaatacgaaaccctTGCCACTTCTAGCTtgattctgtgcgatcagctgtcagaaatgcaactgagttttcgctaacgcactgtgctccaatcatgctgaaTTGAATCgtgtattgaagacgtgtgcagtagttggctgcacaAATAGTGGCTgccatattaaggaatgtaatgaatatgtgtagccaagttcgcggaccgctgctgcaacggtCCGtatacgtgtttccggcactcagatatgtacggctttcctcgaggatacagaaatttgctcatccgccaataaagttgtatcgttaaccttcaaaggaagggcttcagccccggtatacatcggcaaaagtgagtaccgctcgttaaacaatgataaacgGAGTAGCtagcgccgctttctgtcatagcaggtttcgcgcacagtatctacacacagtTATACCCCAATTGACACGGTAACTTACGCCCATTCTTTCGCCAACATgacaagaataagtgaatgggcgcacacttgaatatatgcgcactatatacacaCATTAAATGACGGTACTATACTCCGATAGCGCACGAatagtcgaagctgaatgtttcatgacggTCCACAAGATTGAGCGAGTTAATAGCGacaatacgtctttgctacaaggtattacaacgTGCAgagcagctacgtttcaagccttgtgcgcagcaagaacaaatataacggaactaagcacacccgcgagcgattcggaagaaaattatcagatagtgaccgcacccaGGAACTTCACTGAGCCAGAAATGGAACAAGCCGGCCGCTTcttcaaaatatttgcaaaaaaaaaaaaaaaaaaactaagagcaaaacacactattCCTGATTCATTTCATGGGCGAAAAGTTTGGATAACTTGGAATACGTATATTTAGCCCTGTTCTTAGTACACGTACCATATATATACGCTTTcggcgccgtttggacatagcttaaaagcgcttttgcatgttctctgaagctgtggccaaagctacgtgtcgtccacccagtcaccgtctacaatatgcGCCGAAAGAGAGGTTCGCAGGGCCGCACCGGGCATCacgcacatccattgtaaacacagaggcagttgaggcaagcaatggacgcgccaCCACGAGATCAAACATGAcagtgcccacgggatcgccgccaAAAGGGTCAATAATGCGAGGACAGCTGGGCAAGACAGCGCATTCAGCGTCAACGCACACTCATTAAGGGCTCACTTATAGGAGCTACGCCCAAGTTGACGCCAATGCTGTGTATACTGCGCACGGCGCAAGCATGTCAATGGACGCAACTGCCTTGCTCGTCCATTTCAGCGCTTCGCCGACTAGCACTGGCGCAGCTTCACGCTCGACGCTCCATTAGTGTTACGAGACCACGTCATGCAGCACTGATGGGCGCCAAAATGTGACATGAATTAAGCTGGTCACAAAAAGCTACGGTCTACTTTTAAAACACATTAGGGCGACTTTGAAGCGTTTAGTGCATCAATTTCGAGGCGTAGTCTTCCATCCGCTGATACTACCCCTATATAGGCGTTAGCCTTTTCACTCTATATTCAGAGTGTATATTCGATTCCGAGGGGCGAGTAAAGCAATTTATATCGCTATATCTTAATTCATTATAATCGTCTGTAGCTCTTAAGGCCATGCCGTGTCAACGATATATCTTACCTAGTCCTAGGCCCAGTGATTGCGCGCGACCACGAGCGCCACAGTCGCGAAGGCGCACGGCAAAAATGCATAAGTAGTGAGGCCTGCGAGAGGCGCGTTAACAATCAccaagagcaaggcactgctgactaatgtcatagagtaagtgattagaacgaagaaaattcccgttggatggcgcgaaagcaagctgaacctcatctacaaaggcaaatgaGATATGGATAAAACGAGTTCGTACAGGCTAGCCACAGCTCtgaatagacctttatcgatagcatttctagatattaaaggagcctatgacaacgtacaccgggaattgttatgggatattctgaagcacgaaggcatagatgacgatttcgtggagctgctgaagCAGACATATAGAGACAACCCAGTACAAGttgcatgggaaggtcgaaaacgTAATggagtggtgggaattcaccaagcactgaagcaaggatgtcccctgtctccattgttgttcacgctttatgttaaggacatagaaagacgaatagaaaacagcgaattagagtttgatttatcctacatgcgtaatggacaaatggtgcaacgtTCActaggtccctggactgatgtatgcgcaGATTGCGGACGACAcatactagcggacaatacaagacatttacagacacttgcgaatatctgtggcaacgcagcgacaaatctaggcctgaAGTTTAGCACCGAGAAATccggaattatgatctttaatgaagagaggagtaattacgtggtgtcaattccaCAGCAAttaagtcatacccatagtcaagtaatataaatacctcggcgtatacataaacgaaggaaagacccaccaagataatcggaaaataaagggaaagcggaatgcagcaacaaCGAAACACAGAGCTGTGTGGCCTCAATTAttagtatgaggtggtgcgtgaaaAACTGGAAGTTTTAGGAGCAAttgtgccagcgctaacattcgcgaatgtcattctatgcttaaaatgggatgtcttgtcggggttggaagttaaccaaagatcggtaggctggTTGCCTTTGGCATCCCACGTtcaaaccacaaatgaggcactccagggtgacatgggttgggtcacttttgaggtcagagaagcgcagagcagaaatagttttgaagaaagacccAGGAACACGAATGAAAATAAACTAGAGGCTAGTGTGCACAAATacctgtacatgaaaagcgtggaaaCAGAATGGaaaaagaggtcaagaaagttggcaaccaagtatagGGTAACTGAAACTGTAAATAAATGAAACTGCCACAGAAACAAAGCCACAGAAAAACATTCAGCACTAACAATCTCTATACATACAGTTCCGTCGCAGTGAACGTACTCTAAATGAATGGTACCGATATACGGTACATCGGTATAACATATTCATCATCATATACCGTATACCACATTCATCAAAAGGTTTAGCTATCGTCTGTCGCATATTTTTGGCCAGTTTGAATAACAAACCCGGAACTCTGCctgcttaatatatatatatatatatatatatatatatatatacgcatttcTGAAAAAATAAATGCACAGGCTGCATTTCCGGCAACGAagcgaagacgacgaagatcgcgCGCGACCTGCGAGGCGCTGGCAGCGAGAGTATCTGACGTGGCTCGTTCTGAATCGTGCAGACCTTCCAGTCCGCCATAAGGGAACGCATCGTCAGCAGCAGTGTCAACAACGGCGGAGCGGGCTGCAGGGAGACAACTGACGAGCTGCCACATTCCTTCCCTGAAGAGACTGTTCTCGACCAGAAGGCTACCGGACAACATGGACCGCAGCATGCCGAGGCGGGCGGCGCTACAGCTCGGCGACGCAGCGGAACGCCAACTTTGGCTGGCGGAGGATGGCTGGACGCGACGCGGCGACCTGACTTTGTGCAAGGCGACCACCACGCAGCGGAACATCCAGCGCAGCAACGGTCTACGCGGCATCTGGCACAACACAGCGGACCACGCCGTCTGCACTACCGACATCCCGCTGCTGCTCGGTGAGGTGCCCGCTACGAAACGCACGCTCAAGGCGATCCTGCTGACGAACCCTACGCTGGGCGCAGCTTCGCAATACTCCGCTCCAAGCCATGTGTGCGACAGCGGGCAGTCCTGAACTGCAGTTACTTCCCGAGCTAAAGGACTGACCCGACCAGGGTGGTCCACGACTGAAGCTGTGTAGCCCATCAATGTGCGTGGATGATGTTCCGCCGCAAGCGCTACGAACGCTTATTAACGTTGCCGTGTTAAAGCAAAATAATAATTTGTGAAtacgttttcttttatttacattTCAAAGCCCGCATTTTTTACGCCCGGGCAACTATGACCTCAAAATAAAAACTTATTTGAATGCGTCCGGCTAGTTTCACTCACATGTATTCATTTATACATGGACTGCCTCTCTTCTGCTATTCAGCGATAACAAAAGGCTACTGCATTGTATTAAATCACACCATGAAGAACCACGCACAGCATTACGAATAGCGGCAGTTTTTTACTGACATGAGGACGTTTTCTACCACCAGGATACTTCTCTATAGTCACGCAACTTCCCCGAAAGTTTCATATAGTGACAGAAGGTAGCACCAGAGGCGCTGGCGTAAGTAGAAGAGGATATATAAGCAGGCTGGATGActgtttgtcgccgccccgtttcaaagaggatgccattaaatcatcatcatcgtcgtcgtcggggATATAGGCAACCAGGACTCAtcagagagaaagtgagagataCAGACAGTGAAtttgatgcaaagaatggaataaaaaaaagacCGTGATCGTATaattacaagaatgagaagaaataaattagaaaggacaatctgtatgataacacgaagggaagtgtCTCGCTATTTGAGtgtcgagctggttgcctaaggacaaaaactaaatgagacatgtgtatgctgcagcaaaaatccggagaccactggGCATATCGAAATGAAATGCGAAGAGATTCACGCAGTAAGACCcgcaggtaacgtacaccttgAAATCGATTGGGAAATGATTGAGCATTTTCATGATTAATTGCATATTGATTTATATTCCTACAATGATTTATTATTCATTAATTTATTTTCGATTAGAAATGTTGGCAACAAGCACAATATGTCGCCAGTTCCCCGGAAACTATAATTGGGAAATGAGTGAAAGGTTGTGATTGTTTCACAGCGGGAGTCGGAAGAACTTGCTCGTGCGAGTCACAAAATTTCTCGTGCTACAACATTTAAGTATTTATAAGTGTATGATTTCTAGTAGTGGCAATAAAGGTACTATGGTGCAAGGGTACCATTTTGTATGGACAGAGAACTAATATCCTGCGTAATTATATATAGCAgcttccttatttatttatttatttatttatttatttatttatttatttatttatttatttatttatttatttgtacccCCAAGGTATACACAATAATGAGGctgaggcacacacacacacacacacaaaaaaaagaagacggaACACACGAATCAAACTGATATATAACGTACAATAGCATTAAAAAAAGTGTTTCGCCCggcaggcgaagcattgattgcgatagcaaattattatgCAGCTGTACGAAGTatggttagtcgttttatcaccTGCATAAGCTGCTTcttaaacattcgcttagtaactaaattaacaaacacgcTGTCACTCGCGCACAGGCAAACAGGAACACATCTCAGTCGATCAGCGCGGACAGTCACTGACAGAACGTTGGCGTgatcagcagcagcggcggccaGCGGATTCCCCTTCGCGCTGTCTTACGTCCAAACGCGAACTAGGCGctcgagaacacagcgctcacgaagccatcagctatctcagcATACGGCACGTGGCCGCGTTCTAATCGCACTCGGGCTTCATACGGAACATCGGCTTTTATAATGGATCGGTTTCCTTCCTCATATCACGTGATGTGCAGGAAGGCCAAACATAGCTACGAAGGAACATCTTGCTCGTAAGCACCAGAAACAACTTCTCTTCTCCCACCCTTCGAAAACTCG
The DNA window shown above is from Dermacentor silvarum isolate Dsil-2018 chromosome 1, BIME_Dsil_1.4, whole genome shotgun sequence and carries:
- the LOC125945535 gene encoding uncharacterized protein LOC125945535 isoform X1; this translates as MDRSMPRRAALQLGDAAERQLWLAEDGWTRRGDLTLCKATTTQRNIQRSNGLRGIWHNTADHAVCTTDIPLLLGEVPATKRTLQAILLTNPTLGAAWQHSAPSMCATPGSPELRSLPEPKD